A single genomic interval of Candidatus Baltobacteraceae bacterium harbors:
- a CDS encoding MoaD/ThiS family protein codes for MIRVILPAHLRALARVAGEMQIDVEGDVTQRAILDALETRFPVLCGTIRDHTTLKRRPYVRFFACERDLSHEPPDAPLPEAIVTGSEPFLIVGAMAGG; via the coding sequence GTGATCCGCGTCATCCTTCCCGCCCACCTGCGCGCGCTCGCGCGCGTCGCCGGCGAGATGCAGATCGACGTTGAAGGCGACGTGACGCAGCGCGCGATCCTCGACGCGCTCGAAACCCGCTTTCCGGTGCTCTGCGGAACGATCCGCGATCACACGACGCTAAAGCGCCGTCCGTACGTGCGCTTCTTCGCCTGCGAGCGCGATCTCTCGCACGAGCCACCCGACGCGCCGTTGCCGGAGGCGATCGTAACCGGCAGCGAGCCGTTTCTCATCGTCGGCGCGATGGCGGGCGGCTAA
- a CDS encoding YciI family protein: MRFMVIVKANKDSEAGVLPTTEEFAEMGKFNEQLVKAGVMLAGEGLQASVKGARLTWSGGKPSVTDGPFTETKELVAGFWLIQVKSKEEAIEWMQRAPFGDGAQLEIRQVFEAEDFGGPPELAEQERRLRDRIAAKQ, from the coding sequence ATGCGATTCATGGTCATAGTCAAGGCAAACAAGGATTCAGAAGCGGGCGTCCTGCCGACCACCGAAGAGTTCGCCGAAATGGGGAAATTCAACGAGCAATTGGTGAAGGCGGGGGTGATGCTCGCGGGCGAGGGCCTGCAGGCGAGCGTTAAGGGCGCGCGGCTAACGTGGTCGGGCGGCAAGCCGAGCGTCACCGACGGGCCTTTCACCGAAACGAAGGAGCTGGTGGCCGGCTTCTGGCTGATCCAAGTGAAATCGAAGGAAGAGGCGATCGAGTGGATGCAGCGCGCGCCATTCGGAGACGGGGCGCAACTCGAGATTCGGCAAGTCTTTGAAGCCGAGGATTTCGGGGGCCCGCCGGAGCTGGCCGAGCAAGAGCGGCGTCTGCGCGATCGGATCGCGGCCAAACAATAG
- a CDS encoding serine hydrolase, translated as MRCFLTLLLLIASAAPALAQNDAALSAQLRALASTHQGKIALYAIDLRSGKTAAIDADTPVPTASVIKLTVLFEALKAIQAGTAHFDDKLALTKADQVPGSGVLGLFDTPETLTLRDALTMMVVVSDNTGTNLAIDHLGLANIDRRIAWMGLQNTWLYKKVFKPPTGPVPADQKQFGLGKTTAREMAEVMERFATCDLNAPGVAAKPTARDRGLCAAAVGMLKNQTDRDGIPRYLSADVANKTGALDDVRNDVGIVYARNGPVIVSEFTYDNKDQSWTPDNAAQVLMARLAKTIVDRWQ; from the coding sequence ATGCGCTGTTTCCTAACGCTCTTGCTGCTGATTGCCTCGGCAGCGCCGGCGCTCGCACAAAACGATGCGGCGCTAAGCGCGCAGTTGCGCGCGCTGGCGAGCACTCATCAGGGCAAGATCGCGCTCTACGCGATCGATCTGCGCAGCGGGAAGACGGCCGCGATCGACGCCGATACGCCCGTTCCGACCGCCTCGGTCATCAAACTGACGGTGCTCTTCGAAGCGCTCAAAGCGATTCAAGCCGGTACGGCCCATTTCGACGACAAGCTCGCGCTGACGAAGGCCGATCAAGTTCCCGGCTCGGGCGTACTGGGATTGTTCGATACGCCCGAAACGCTCACGCTGCGCGATGCGCTGACCATGATGGTCGTCGTAAGCGACAACACCGGAACCAATCTCGCGATCGATCACCTGGGCCTGGCGAATATCGATCGCCGCATCGCGTGGATGGGGCTGCAGAACACGTGGCTCTATAAGAAAGTGTTCAAACCGCCGACCGGGCCCGTGCCTGCCGATCAAAAGCAGTTTGGACTGGGGAAGACGACCGCGCGCGAGATGGCCGAGGTCATGGAGCGCTTCGCGACCTGCGATCTCAACGCACCCGGAGTCGCCGCCAAGCCGACCGCGCGCGACCGCGGGCTGTGCGCCGCCGCCGTGGGGATGCTCAAGAACCAAACGGACCGAGACGGCATTCCGCGCTATCTCTCCGCCGATGTCGCCAACAAAACGGGCGCGCTCGACGACGTTCGTAACGATGTTGGCATCGTCTACGCCCGCAACGGGCCGGTGATCGTTTCCGAGTTCACGTACGATAACAAAGACCAGAGCTGGACCCCCGATAACGCGGCCCAAGTGCTGATGGCTCGACTGGCCAAAACGATCGTCGACCGCTGGCAGTAA
- a CDS encoding RNA polymerase sigma factor, protein MASLTRIVRDVGLAEELAQDALVAALERWPQSGVPDNPGAWLMATAKLRAIDLFRRSKTLKRKHEDFARELDTLQAMPERDLAAAIDDDVGDDLLRLVFIACHPVLSTEARVALTLRLLGGLTTEEIARAFLVPASTVAQRIVRAKRTLSEARVPFEVPHGAERDARVSSVLEVIYLIFNEGYSATAGDDWTRPALCEDALRLGRVLAELTPAEPEVHGLVALLEIQASRLRARTGANGEPILLLDQNRARWDHLLIRRGLAALDRAQRLGGALGPYALQAAIAACHARARTPEETDWRRIVALYDALAQLVPSPIVELNRAVAISMAFGPAAGLDIIDGLASEPSLRAYHLFPSVRGDLLAKLERFDEARAEFERAASLTQNARERELLLARAAGVTK, encoded by the coding sequence ATCGCGTCGCTCACACGAATCGTGCGCGACGTCGGCCTCGCCGAGGAGCTCGCGCAAGACGCGCTGGTCGCCGCACTCGAACGTTGGCCGCAGTCGGGCGTCCCGGATAATCCGGGCGCCTGGCTGATGGCCACCGCGAAACTTCGCGCGATCGATCTCTTTCGGCGGAGCAAAACCCTTAAACGCAAGCACGAAGATTTCGCTCGCGAACTCGATACGCTGCAAGCCATGCCCGAACGCGATCTCGCCGCCGCGATCGACGACGACGTCGGCGACGATCTCCTGCGCTTGGTCTTCATCGCCTGCCACCCGGTGCTCTCTACCGAAGCACGCGTTGCCTTAACGCTGCGTTTGCTCGGCGGTCTCACGACCGAGGAGATCGCGCGCGCGTTCCTCGTTCCCGCCTCAACCGTCGCGCAGCGCATCGTCCGCGCGAAACGAACGCTCTCCGAAGCGCGCGTGCCGTTCGAGGTGCCGCACGGCGCGGAACGCGACGCGCGAGTATCGTCGGTGCTGGAGGTCATTTATCTGATCTTCAACGAGGGCTACTCCGCAACGGCCGGCGACGATTGGACGCGCCCCGCATTGTGCGAGGATGCGCTGCGCCTCGGACGCGTGTTAGCCGAACTCACTCCCGCCGAGCCGGAGGTCCACGGCCTGGTCGCGCTCCTTGAAATTCAGGCCTCGCGCTTGCGCGCGCGAACCGGCGCGAACGGCGAGCCGATTCTTCTCCTCGATCAGAATCGCGCCCGCTGGGATCACCTCTTGATCCGGCGCGGTCTCGCCGCACTCGACCGCGCGCAGCGCTTGGGCGGTGCGCTCGGTCCGTACGCGCTCCAAGCCGCGATCGCCGCGTGTCACGCGCGCGCGCGAACGCCGGAGGAGACCGATTGGCGGCGCATCGTCGCGCTCTACGACGCGCTCGCGCAGCTCGTTCCTTCGCCCATCGTGGAACTCAATCGCGCGGTTGCAATCTCGATGGCGTTCGGTCCCGCAGCGGGGCTCGACATCATCGACGGCCTCGCTTCGGAGCCCTCGCTACGCGCGTACCATCTCTTTCCGAGCGTGCGCGGCGATCTTCTCGCAAAGCTCGAACGCTTCGATGAAGCGCGCGCGGAGTTCGAACGGGCGGCATCGCTCACGCAGAACGCGCGCGAGCGCGAACTCCTCCTCGCGCGCGCGGCCGGCGTCACGAAATAG